DNA sequence from the Amycolatopsis sp. Hca4 genome:
ACGAAAACGACGACGAGTCGGTGCTGCCGCGTTCGATCGCGTCGAAGGCGGCGTTCGAGAACGCGATGGCCCTCGACATGGCGATGGGCGGCTCGACGAACACGGTGCTGCACATCCTCGCGGCCGCCCAGGAGGGCGAGGTCGACTTCACGATCGCCGACATCGACGCGATCGGCCGCCGCGTGCCGTGCCTGTCGAAGGTGGCGCCGAACTCGGACTACCACATGGAGGACGTCCACCGCGCGGGCGGAATCCCGGCGATCCTGGGCGAGTTGTACCGCGGCGGCCTGCTGAACACGGACGTGTGGTCGGTCCACTCGCCGGATCTGTCGTCGTGGCTTGCCGCCTGGGACATCCGGGCATCGTCGCCTTCTCCGGAGGCTGTGGAGCTCTTCCACGCGGCGCCGGGCGGGGTCCGCACGACGCAGGCGTTCTCGACGTCGAACCGCTGGTCGTCCCTGGACACGGATGCGGCGGAGGGCTGCATCAGGGACGTCGAGCACGCGTACACGAAGGACGGCGGCCTGGCGATCCTCCGCGGCAACCTGGCGGAGAACGGCGCGGTGATCAAGTCCGCGGGCATCGACGAGGACCTGTGGCACTTCGAGGGCCCGGCGCGGGTCCTGGAGAGCCAGGAGGAGGCGGTGTCGGCGATCCTGAAGAAGGAGATCCAGCCGGGCGAGGTCCTGGTGATCCGCTACGAAGGCCCGGCGGGCGGCCCGGGCATGCAGGAGATGCTCCACCCGACGGCGTTCCTGAAGGGCTCGGGCCTGGGCAAGAAGTGCGCGTTGATCACGGACGGCCGTTTTTCGGGCGGATCATCGGGCATTTCGGTGGGCCACATCAGCCCGGAGGCCGCGGCGGGCGGCTTGATCGGCCTGGTGGAGAACGGCGACCGAATCCTGCTGGACGTCCACGAGAGGCGCCTGGAGCTGCTGGTCGCCCCGGAGGTGCTGGCCGAGCGCCGCGCGAAGATGGAGGCGTCGGAGAGGCCGTGGCAGCCGAAGGAGCGCCAGCGCCCGGTGACGGCGGCGCTGCGCGCGTACGCCCGGATGGCGACCTCGGCGGACACGGGTGCGGTGCGGGACGTGAACAAGTAGGTCGGCTGTTTTCGAAGGCCGCCCCGGCTCGCCCGGGGCGGCCTTTTCCATGCCACAACAGGCCCCGCCGCTTGGGGGACCCCCGGATTCAACGTTACCGGCGCCCACCGACAAATCCGGGCCCGCGCGCCGCAGTTGTCCACAGCCCGGCACGAGCCGCCGAGTTGTCCACAGCCGCCGGGGGACCCCCGATTTCAACGTTACCGGCGCCCACCGACAGTTTCCGCCGCCACGGAAGCCGAAGCCACCCGATCGAGCCGCCCCAGCCCTACCGCGTCAAAACGATGACCACCACCGCCGCCGCGGCCGCCAGCAGCAGCGAAACCAGCCCCAGCGGCAACGGCCGTTTCCGCCAAGGCGTGTTCCGCTCCAGCGAAACCGGCCCCGCCCCGGTGAACAGCAGGCTCAACGCCGAAGCCGCCAGCAGCAGCTCGAACTCGAACCCCTGCCCGGAGCCCTCGAAGAACCCGCCGTGGAACTTCGCGTACACCGCGTTCGCCGCCACCCCCAGCAGACCCGCCGCGGCCAGCGGTGTGAACAGCCCGACGATCACCAGCACCCCGCCGCCCACCTCGGTGATGCCGGTGATCCACGCCAGCAGCGTCGTCTGCTTGTGGTACCCGAAGGTCTCCAGCACCCGCGCGAACCCGCCGATGCCCGGCCCGCCGAACAGGCCGAACAGGTGCTGCAGCCCGTGCGCGCCCATGGTCACGCCGAGCGCCAGCCGCAGGATCAGCAGGCCGAAGCCCAGCCCGCCCTGGCGCGGCGTGTCGTCCGACCGGTCGTCCTCGACGCCCGACAGGACGCTGGTGGGCTGCTGCGAAAAGTCGTCTCCACTGCTCACCCGCGCAGGTTAGGGGATCGCCGCGGGCCTGGCGAGCTCAGTATTCGCCGTGGACGAGGTTGTCGGGCAGCTCCCCGCCGGCGTACCGGGCGATCTCGGCCGCGGCGACGGCGTACGAACGGCCCCGGACCCCGCGCACGGCCCCGCCGACGTGCGGCGTCAGCAGCAGCCCCGGCGCCGTCCACAGCGGGTGCCCGGCGGGCGGCGGCTCGGGATCGGTCACGTCGAGGGCGGCCCGCAACCGGCCCGTGGTCAATTCGGCGACCAGGGCATCGGTGTCCACGACGGCGCCGCGCGCGACGTTGACCAGCACCGCTCCGTCGCGCATCCGGGCCAGGAACTCCGCGTCGACCATCCCGCGCGTCCGCGACGTCAGCGGCACCATCAGCACCACGACGTCGTGCAGTTCCAGGAGCCCTGGCAGCTCGCGCACGCCGTGCACGCCCTGCCGCGCGGTCATCCCGACCATCGTGCAGCGCGCGTCGAACGGCTCGAGCCGCCGCCGCAGGTGCTGCCCGAGGTCGCCGGCGCCGATGATGAGCACGCGCTTGCCCTGCAGCGTGTCCGCCGTCTGCCGCTCCCACCGGCCTTCGCGCTGCGCCGCGGCGAAGACGTCCAGCTTCCGGTACATCGACAGCAGCGCGGCGACGACCCACTCGGCCGAACTCCCGCCGTGCGCGCCGCGGCAGGTGGAGAGCAGGACGCCGTCGGGCACCTTGCCCACCCAGTCCTCGGCGCCGGCGGACAGCAGCTGGATCAGCTTCAGGTTCGGCACCGTGCGCCACAGCTGCTCGCCGGGCGGGTGCTTGCCGGGGATGAGCACCTCGGCCTTCCCGGCTTCGGGCGGCACCGGCTCGCCCCACTGGTAGCGCACGGGCAGGACCCGCGGGACCTCGGCGAGCACGGTCATGCCCTCGTCGTCGGGCACCAGCACGGTCAGCGTCATGATCTCCAACGTAATCGAGGAGTACTCACCCATGGTTCACGCACCGGCACCTAGGCTGGGGGATCATGCGCACCCGCTACCGCTCGGCCCTGCTCGCGATCGTGGCCTGCGGCGTCCTGCTGCCCGCCGGGTGCGCGCGGTTCGACGACACCGCGGCGGGCCAGACGTTCAGCCCCGCGCCCGTCCCCAGCCCCGAGTCGCCGCCCGAGGTCCAGGGCCCCGGCGCGGACTCCGGCAGCGACGGCAAGCAGGTCCGCCCCGGTGGGACGGCCGCGCCGGTGCCGCCACCGCAGGGCTGCAAGGACTTCGATCCGTCGGTGATCGCGACGTGTCAGGACACGGTCGCCGCGGTGGCTGGCCTGCCGGGTGACGGCTCCACGCCGAGCGCGCTCGCCGGCGAGCGCAAGAGCGGTCGCGTGCTGCTCGCGACCGGCGGCAAGGACGCGACGGACTTCGCGAAGCTCGACGTCGAGGCGGCGGGTGACGGCGGCCTGACCGGCCTGGCGCTGTCGCCGTCGTACGTCGAGGACCAGCTGGTCTTCGCCTACATCACGACCGCGACCGACAACCGCGTGGTGCGCTTCGCCCAGGGCCAGGCGCCGAAGCCGGTGCTCACCGGCATCCCGAAGGGCGCGTCCGGCAACCGCGGCACGATCGGCACCGACAACCGGGGCGCCCTGCTCGTGGCGACCGGCGACGCGGGCGACCCGGGGGCCGCGGCCAACCCGAGCTCCCTCGCCGGGAAGCTGCTGCGGATCGACACCTCCGGCAAGGCCGCGGCGAGCAACCCGAACGGGGCGCTCGTGGTGGCGGCCGGCCTGCACGCCCCGGGCGGGGTCTGCGCGTCGGCCGACGGCGGCCGCGTGTGGGTCACCGATCGCCTGGCCGACAAGGACGCCCTCTACCGGGTCCAGGCCGGGAAGCCGCTGTCGACGCCGGCGTGGACGTGGCCGGACAAGCCGGGTGTCGCGGGCTGCGCCGACTTCGTCGACGCCAACGGCTCGCTCTCGGTCGGCACGTCGCTGGCCGGCAACCTCCAGAACCTGCCGGTCACCCCCGACGGCGCGATCAGCGGCAAGCCGACGGTGAGCCTCGACGGCAAGACCGGCAAGCCGCCGGTGACGTACGGGCGGCTCGCCGGCATGAGCATGATCAACCCGCAGCTGGCGGTGGCGGGCACGGTCAACAAGGACGGCGGCCACCCGGTCTCCAGCGACGACCGCGTCGTGCTGATCACCCCGGCCACGTCCGGCGGCGGCAACGGCCGGGACTAGGCGAGGGGCTTCAGCTCCACCCGCCGTCCCTCGGCCGACGACGTCAGCCCGGCCTCGGCCACCTGCAGCCCGCGGGCGGCGGAGAAGAAGTCGTAGCGGTGCTGCCGCCCGGCGACGACGTCCCGGACGAACTCCTCCCACTGCGCCTTGAAGCCGTTGTCGAACTCGGCGTTGTCCGGGACCTCCTGCCACTGGTCGCGGAAGGGTTCGGTGGCCGGCAGGTCCGGGTTCCACACCGGCTTGGGCGTCGCCGAGCGGTGCTGGACGCGGCAGCGCCGCAGCCCGGCGACCGCGCTGCCCTCGGTGCCGTCGACCTGGAATTCGACCAGCTCGTCGCGGAAGACGCGCGTCGACCACGACGAGTTGATCTGCGCGATGACCCCCGACTCGAGCTCGAAGATCCCGTACGCGGCGTCGTCCGCCGTCGCGGCGTACGCCTGGCCCTGCTCGTCCCAGCGGCGCGGGATGTGCGTCACCGCCTTCGCCGTCACCGCCGAGACGTGGCCGAAGAGGTTCTCGAGCACGTAGTTCCAGTGGCAGAACATGTCGAGCACGATCCCGCCGCCGTCCTCGGCGCGGTAGTTCCAGCTCGGGCGCTGCGCGTCCTGCCAGTCGCCCTCGAACACCCAGTAGCCGAACTCGCCGCGCACCGACAGAACCCGCCCGAAGAACCCGCCGTCGACCAGCCGGCGCAGCTTCAGCAGGCCCGGCAGGAACAGCTTGTCGTGGACGACGCCGTGGCAGATCCCGGCGTCCCGGGCGAGCCCGGCCAGCTCCAGCGCCGATGTCAGTTTTTCGGCAAGGGGCTTCTCGGCGTAGACGTGCTTGCCCGCGGCGATCGCCGCCCGCACCGACGGCTCGCGCGCCGACGTCAGCTGCGCGTCGAAGTAGACGTCGACGTCCTGCAGCGCGGAATCGGCGTCGGTGGTCCAGGCGGTCAGGCCGTGCCGGTCGGCGAGGTCCTTGAGCTTCGCGGCGTTGCGCCCGGCGAGGACCGGCTCGAGCTGCACGCGGCTGCCGTCCGGCAGGGCGACGCCGCCCTGTTCGCGGATCGACAGGACCGACCGGAGCAGGTGCTGCCGGTAGCCCATCCGGCCCGTGACCCCGTTGAGCAGCACTCCGATGCTGGACTGGTTCATCACTGCACGCCTTCCTGGTCGAGCGGGATGTCGTATTCGGCGCGGCGGCCGCACATGCCGTAGCCGTCCGGGTTCGACGGCGTCGCGACCCGCAGGCCGGACCCCTCGAGGTGGCTCCCGTCACCGTCGGCGAGGGCCTTCAGCTGCGCACCGGTCAGTTCGGCGGCCCGCAACGCCCCGGCCCGCCAGCGCGGTACCCACTCTGCGACCTTCGGCGCGACGAGCGCGACGGCCGCCCGGTGGAACGCGCGCAGCGGTCCGGAGTCGCCGTCCCCCATCGCCTCACGCAGCGGCAAATACCCACCGACGGCGAGCTCCCGACGACGGCCACCCGTAAGCGCTTTCCCTGAGCCACCCCGGGTCTCCCTCCACGGTTCCGGCGCACCAGCAGCACCGACCCACACGGCCCGCCAACCCACGGGCAACGAGAACGTCCGCGGCCGGGCTGCGCGCCTCCCCGACCGTCTCAGAAAGCGCTTTCTCACGCAACGGGCGACCACGATGTCAACGTTGTCAGCGACCGCGATCCACCGGTCGGACGACTGCTCAACCCAGCCGCAGTTTGCCCGCGGTGAGCTCCTCATGAAAGCGCCGCTTGATCACTTCGTGGCGAGGTCCGCGGAGATGCCCCCTACACGGCCGGGAGATCAGCCGCTCTTGTTGCGAGCCTTCCGCGGCTGCCGGCTTTCGGCCCGCATCGCCCGCATGTCCTGAAAAGCGGCAACCCCCGAAACCAGCGCCGCGAGCAGCCCCAGGTACCGGCCGAGGCCGGGCCGGATGGCAACTCCGGCGGCCTCGAAGATCCCGCGTTGGTCGGCGTCGAACTCCCAGTCCAGGGTGACCCACCCGAGCACCATCAGCAGCAGCGACGCGGCGGCGACCACCAGCCACAGCTGCGGCAGGCCGCTGACCCGCAGGGTCCGGATTCGCCCGAAAACGACCACGACCAGCCCGGCCAGCAGCAACGGCAGCGGCGGGCACCAGGCGAAGAAGCTCGAGTGCCACGCGTCGCGGACGACGTCACCCCGGGGCAGCTGCGCGAAGATGTCTTCGATGTCCGACCTGGTCGCGGTCAGCGTGGTCCACGGCAGGAACGTCGAGCCCAGCGCGAGCAGCCCGGCCGCCAGGCCGAGCCACTCGCGCCAGGTGACGCTTTTGACGAATCCCGGCTTTGTCATGAAAACGGTCAGGAACCGACCCGCTCGATGATCAGCTCGCGGACCCGCTTGGCATCGGCCTGTCCCTTGGTCGCCTTCATGACCGCGCCGACGATGGCACCCGCCGCGGCGACCTTGCCGCCGCGGATCTTGTCCGCGACGTCCGGCTGTGCCGCGAGGGCCTCGTCGATCGCCGCGAGCAGCGCCGAGTCGTCCGAGACGACCTTCAGCCCACGCTTCTCCACGACGTCCCGCGGCTCGCCCTCGCCGGCGAGCACGCCCTGGACGACCTCCTTGGCGAGCTTGTTCGTCAGCTCGCCGGACGACACGAGCCCGATCACCTCGGCGACCTGCTTCGGCGTGATCGCCAGGTCGGTCAGCTCGACCTCGCGCGCGTTCGCCTCCTGGGCGAGGGTGTTGACCCACCAGCCGCGCGCCTCGTCCGGGGTCGCGCCGGCCTCGACGGTAGCCGCGACGAGGTCGACGGCACCGACGTTCAGCAGGTCACGCAGGGCCTCGTCGGAAAGCGACCATTCCTGCTGGATCCGCTTCCGCCGTTCCGAGGGCATCTCCGGCAGCGTCCCGCGGAGTTCCTCGACCCACTCGCGCGACGGCGCGATCGGGACCAGGTCGGGCTCCGGGAAGTACCGGTAGTCCTCGGCGGTCTCCTTCGTCCGGCCCGGCGACGTGGTGCCGTCGGCCTCCTGGAAGTGCCGCGTCTCCTGCTTGATCGAACCGCCCTCGGCGAGGATCGCCGCCTGCCGCGTCATCTCGTAGCGGACGGCGCGCTCGACGCTGCGCAGCGAGTTGACGTTCTTCGTCTCGGTGCGCGTCCCGAACTCGGTCGCGTCCTTCGCCATCAGCGAGACGTTCGCGTCGCACCGCAGCGAGCCCTGGTCCATCCGGACGTCGGAGACGTCGAGCGCGCGAAGCAGGTCGCGCAACGCGCTCACGTAGGCCCGCGCGACCTCGGGCGCCCGCTCACCCGTGCCTTCGATCGGCTTCGTCACGATTTCGATCAGAGGTACGCCGGCCCGGTTGTAGTCGAGCAGCGAGTGCTCGGCACCGTGGATCCGCCCGGTGGCGCCGCCGACGTGCAGCGACTTGCCGGTGTCCTCCTCCATGTGCGCGCGCTCGATCTCCACGCGCACGACCTCGCCGTCGTCGAGGGTGACGTCGAGGTAGCCGTTGAAGGCGATCGGCTCGTCGTACTGCGAGGTCTGGAAGTTCTTCGGCATGTCCGGGTAGAAGTAGTTCTTCCGCGCGAACCGGCACCACTCGGCGATCTCGCAGTTCAGCGCCAGGCCGATCCGGATCGCGCCCTCGACGGCCTTGCCGTTGACGACCGGCAGCGCCCCGGGAAGGCCGAGACAGGTCGGGCAGACCTTTGTGTTCGGCTCGCCGCCGAACTCGTTCGGGCAGCCGCAGAACATCTTCGTGTTCGTGTTCAGCTCGACGTGGACCTCGAGCCCGAGCACCGGGTCGAACCGCTCGACGACGTCGGCGTAGTCCATCAACTCGGCCACGGCAGTCACTTCGTTCCTCCCAGCTCCGGGACCTTGTGGATGAGCGCCCCGCCGGCGGCGGCGTCGCGGGCGGCCTCGTAGGCGGCGCCGACCCGGTAGAGCCGGTCGTCGGCGAGCGCCGGGGCCATGATCTGCAGCCCGACCGGCAGCCCGTCCTCGTCCGACAGTCCGCTCGGCACGCTCATCGCGGCGTTGCCGGCCAGGTTCGACGGGATCGTGCACAGGTCTGCGAGGTACATCGCCATCGGGTCGTCGACGCGCTCGCCGATCTTGAACGCCGTGGTCGGCGTCGTGGGCGAAACGAGGACATCGACCTGCTCGAAGGCGGCGTCGAAGTCACGCGTGATGAGCGTGCGCACCTTCTGCGCCGAGCCGTAGTAGGCGTCGTAGTAGCCGGACGACAACGCGTAGGTGCCCAGCATGATCCGCCGCTTGACCTCGGCGCCGAAGCCCTTTTCACGGGTGAGCGACATGACCTCTTCGGCGCTGTGCGTGCCGTCGTCGGCGACGCGCAGGCCGTAGCGCATGGCGTCGAACCGCGCGAGGTTCGACGAGCACTCGCTCGGCGCGATCAGGTAGTAGGCGGGCAGCGCGTAGACGAAATTCGGACAAGACACCTCGACGACGTCGGCGCCGAGCGCACGCAGCTGCTCCACCGCGGCCTGGAACGACCGCAGCACGCCGGCCTGGTAGCCGTCGCCGCCGAACTCCTTCACCACGCCGACCTTGACGCCCTTCAAGTCACCGGTCGCGCCCTGACGCGCCGCGGCGACGACGGGCGGCACCGGCGCGTCGATCGACGTCGAGTCCCGCGGGTCGTACCCGGCGATGACCTCGTGCAGCAGGGCGGCGTCGAGCACCGTCCGCGCGCACGGCCCGGCCTGGTCGAGCGAGGACGAAAATGCGACCAGCCCGTACCGCGACACCCCGCCGTAGGTCGGCTTGACCCCGACGGTCCCGGTGACGGCCCCCGGCTGCCGGATCGACCCACCGGTGTCGGTGCCGATGGCGATGGCGGCCTCGAACGCCGCGATCGACGCCGACGAGCCACCGCCCGACCCGCCCGGGATGCGGGCGTGGTCCCACGGGTTGTGCGTCGGTCCGTACGCGGAGTTCTCGGTCGACGACCCCATGGCGAACTCGTCCATGTTCGTCTTGCCGAGGATGACGACACCGGCCTCGCGCAGCTTGCGCGTCACGGTCGCGTCGTACGGCGGCAACCAGCCTTCGAGCGTTTTCGAACCACAGGTGGTCGGCACGCCCTCGGTGGTC
Encoded proteins:
- a CDS encoding sorbosone dehydrogenase family protein, whose product is MRTRYRSALLAIVACGVLLPAGCARFDDTAAGQTFSPAPVPSPESPPEVQGPGADSGSDGKQVRPGGTAAPVPPPQGCKDFDPSVIATCQDTVAAVAGLPGDGSTPSALAGERKSGRVLLATGGKDATDFAKLDVEAAGDGGLTGLALSPSYVEDQLVFAYITTATDNRVVRFAQGQAPKPVLTGIPKGASGNRGTIGTDNRGALLVATGDAGDPGAAANPSSLAGKLLRIDTSGKAAASNPNGALVVAAGLHAPGGVCASADGGRVWVTDRLADKDALYRVQAGKPLSTPAWTWPDKPGVAGCADFVDANGSLSVGTSLAGNLQNLPVTPDGAISGKPTVSLDGKTGKPPVTYGRLAGMSMINPQLAVAGTVNKDGGHPVSSDDRVVLITPATSGGGNGRD
- a CDS encoding 2-hydroxyacid dehydrogenase, which gives rise to MTLTVLVPDDEGMTVLAEVPRVLPVRYQWGEPVPPEAGKAEVLIPGKHPPGEQLWRTVPNLKLIQLLSAGAEDWVGKVPDGVLLSTCRGAHGGSSAEWVVAALLSMYRKLDVFAAAQREGRWERQTADTLQGKRVLIIGAGDLGQHLRRRLEPFDARCTMVGMTARQGVHGVRELPGLLELHDVVVLMVPLTSRTRGMVDAEFLARMRDGAVLVNVARGAVVDTDALVAELTTGRLRAALDVTDPEPPPAGHPLWTAPGLLLTPHVGGAVRGVRGRSYAVAAAEIARYAGGELPDNLVHGEY
- the gatB gene encoding Asp-tRNA(Asn)/Glu-tRNA(Gln) amidotransferase subunit GatB, which translates into the protein MTAVAELMDYADVVERFDPVLGLEVHVELNTNTKMFCGCPNEFGGEPNTKVCPTCLGLPGALPVVNGKAVEGAIRIGLALNCEIAEWCRFARKNYFYPDMPKNFQTSQYDEPIAFNGYLDVTLDDGEVVRVEIERAHMEEDTGKSLHVGGATGRIHGAEHSLLDYNRAGVPLIEIVTKPIEGTGERAPEVARAYVSALRDLLRALDVSDVRMDQGSLRCDANVSLMAKDATEFGTRTETKNVNSLRSVERAVRYEMTRQAAILAEGGSIKQETRHFQEADGTTSPGRTKETAEDYRYFPEPDLVPIAPSREWVEELRGTLPEMPSERRKRIQQEWSLSDEALRDLLNVGAVDLVAATVEAGATPDEARGWWVNTLAQEANAREVELTDLAITPKQVAEVIGLVSSGELTNKLAKEVVQGVLAGEGEPRDVVEKRGLKVVSDDSALLAAIDEALAAQPDVADKIRGGKVAAAGAIVGAVMKATKGQADAKRVRELIIERVGS
- the gatA gene encoding Asp-tRNA(Asn)/Glu-tRNA(Gln) amidotransferase subunit GatA — protein: MSELIKLTAAELAGKIHSREVSAVEVTQAHLDRIAEVDDHIHAFLHVDTEGALAAAKKVDEGLAEGQAPASPLAGVPLALKDVLTTEGVPTTCGSKTLEGWLPPYDATVTRKLREAGVVILGKTNMDEFAMGSSTENSAYGPTHNPWDHARIPGGSGGGSSASIAAFEAAIAIGTDTGGSIRQPGAVTGTVGVKPTYGGVSRYGLVAFSSSLDQAGPCARTVLDAALLHEVIAGYDPRDSTSIDAPVPPVVAAARQGATGDLKGVKVGVVKEFGGDGYQAGVLRSFQAAVEQLRALGADVVEVSCPNFVYALPAYYLIAPSECSSNLARFDAMRYGLRVADDGTHSAEEVMSLTREKGFGAEVKRRIMLGTYALSSGYYDAYYGSAQKVRTLITRDFDAAFEQVDVLVSPTTPTTAFKIGERVDDPMAMYLADLCTIPSNLAGNAAMSVPSGLSDEDGLPVGLQIMAPALADDRLYRVGAAYEAARDAAAGGALIHKVPELGGTK
- the ilvD gene encoding dihydroxy-acid dehydratase is translated as MPPLRSRTTTHGRNAAGARSLWRATGMTDSDFGKPIVAIANSYTQFVPGHVHLKDLGEIVAEAVKEAGGVAREFHTIAVDDGIAMGHSGMLYSLPSREIIADSVEYMVNAHQADALVCISNCDKITPGMLNAAMRLNIPVVFVSGGPMEAGKAVVVGGVAQAPTDLITAIAASASPEVDEDGLAVVERSACPTCGSCSGMFTANSMNCLTEALGLSLPGNGSTLATHAARRALFEEAGRTVVELCRRWYENDDESVLPRSIASKAAFENAMALDMAMGGSTNTVLHILAAAQEGEVDFTIADIDAIGRRVPCLSKVAPNSDYHMEDVHRAGGIPAILGELYRGGLLNTDVWSVHSPDLSSWLAAWDIRASSPSPEAVELFHAAPGGVRTTQAFSTSNRWSSLDTDAAEGCIRDVEHAYTKDGGLAILRGNLAENGAVIKSAGIDEDLWHFEGPARVLESQEEAVSAILKKEIQPGEVLVIRYEGPAGGPGMQEMLHPTAFLKGSGLGKKCALITDGRFSGGSSGISVGHISPEAAAGGLIGLVENGDRILLDVHERRLELLVAPEVLAERRAKMEASERPWQPKERQRPVTAALRAYARMATSADTGAVRDVNK
- a CDS encoding Gfo/Idh/MocA family protein is translated as MNQSSIGVLLNGVTGRMGYRQHLLRSVLSIREQGGVALPDGSRVQLEPVLAGRNAAKLKDLADRHGLTAWTTDADSALQDVDVYFDAQLTSAREPSVRAAIAAGKHVYAEKPLAEKLTSALELAGLARDAGICHGVVHDKLFLPGLLKLRRLVDGGFFGRVLSVRGEFGYWVFEGDWQDAQRPSWNYRAEDGGGIVLDMFCHWNYVLENLFGHVSAVTAKAVTHIPRRWDEQGQAYAATADDAAYGIFELESGVIAQINSSWSTRVFRDELVEFQVDGTEGSAVAGLRRCRVQHRSATPKPVWNPDLPATEPFRDQWQEVPDNAEFDNGFKAQWEEFVRDVVAGRQHRYDFFSAARGLQVAEAGLTSSAEGRRVELKPLA
- a CDS encoding DoxX family membrane protein, whose product is MSSGDDFSQQPTSVLSGVEDDRSDDTPRQGGLGFGLLILRLALGVTMGAHGLQHLFGLFGGPGIGGFARVLETFGYHKQTTLLAWITGITEVGGGVLVIVGLFTPLAAAGLLGVAANAVYAKFHGGFFEGSGQGFEFELLLAASALSLLFTGAGPVSLERNTPWRKRPLPLGLVSLLLAAAAAVVVIVLTR